Proteins encoded in a region of the Campylobacter geochelonis genome:
- a CDS encoding LPS export ABC transporter periplasmic protein LptC gives MVIRIFYIAIAIFSVAMVILSVQTPYFSDFFKEDLSVANMEMTKIEDFEVSENKITGKFSSDSGVRYKDRDEFNGFLGEILGDDVNHTLSSKKAIRKNDVLTFFGDAKYKNSDNLNYISDEIIYNTKTKIAQSNMPFVMTQYENKVVGANLKYDLNKKQTFATGVHGWFQTKEKTD, from the coding sequence GTGGTTATAAGAATTTTTTACATCGCGATTGCTATTTTTAGTGTTGCGATGGTTATTTTAAGCGTTCAAACTCCATATTTTAGTGATTTTTTTAAAGAGGACTTAAGCGTTGCAAATATGGAGATGACAAAAATAGAAGATTTTGAAGTCTCAGAAAACAAAATAACAGGAAAATTTAGTTCAGATAGTGGAGTGAGATATAAAGATAGAGATGAATTTAACGGCTTTTTAGGAGAAATTTTAGGTGATGATGTAAATCATACCCTATCTTCAAAAAAGGCTATTAGAAAAAATGATGTTTTAACCTTTTTTGGTGATGCAAAATACAAAAACAGCGATAATTTAAACTATATATCAGATGAAATCATCTACAATACCAAAACAAAAATTGCACAAAGTAATATGCCTTTTGTGATGACACAGTATGAAAATAAGGTTGTTGGTGCAAATTTAAAGTATGATTTAAACAAAAAGCAAACTTTTGCTACAGGAGTTCATGGATGGTTTCAAACAAAAGAAAAAACGGATTAA
- the hisB gene encoding imidazoleglycerol-phosphate dehydratase HisB produces the protein MIVKNRKTKETDITVELEIYAEGKSNIKTGIGFFDHMLEAFSKHSLINLDIKCDGDLHIDGHHTVEDVGIVLGMALKDSIYPLEKVERYGNSVVAMDEAAVECVLDLSNRAFLVYDSIKDGMIGDFDVELTQEFFRALAFNAGITLHINMLRGENKHHIVEATFKAFAVALRRALAKNEKIGTPSTKGIL, from the coding sequence ATGATAGTTAAAAACAGAAAAACAAAAGAGACAGATATCACAGTTGAGTTAGAAATTTATGCAGAAGGTAAATCTAACATAAAAACTGGCATTGGTTTTTTTGACCATATGTTAGAGGCGTTTTCTAAGCACTCTTTGATAAATTTAGATATCAAATGCGATGGAGATTTGCATATAGATGGGCATCACACGGTTGAAGATGTTGGCATTGTTTTAGGAATGGCGTTAAAAGATAGTATTTATCCTTTAGAAAAAGTTGAGCGATATGGAAATAGCGTTGTTGCAATGGATGAAGCGGCGGTTGAGTGTGTGCTTGATCTTTCGAATAGAGCTTTTTTGGTATATGATAGCATTAAAGATGGCATGATAGGCGACTTTGATGTTGAGCTAACGCAAGAGTTTTTTAGAGCTTTAGCCTTTAACGCTGGCATTACTCTTCATATAAATATGCTTAGAGGCGAAAACAAACATCATATAGTTGAAGCAACTTTTAAAGCATTTGCAGTTGCACTTAGAAGAGCTTTAGCTAAAAATGAAAAAATTGGAACTCCTAGCACAAAAGGCATTTTATGA
- a CDS encoding KdsC family phosphatase: MIDIIFLDVDGCMSDGGLYHSNSGEEMKKFNVKDGFAIEQWSKMGKIVAIITGKKSQIVEKRGAELSIKYVFQGVKDKLEVAKEILKKEGLELSNAAAIGDDYNDMKLLNAVALSFKPANAMPLVQADITLSKNGGDGAVREMIEMIIDKNDMREIWMQKWL; the protein is encoded by the coding sequence ATGATAGATATAATTTTTCTTGATGTTGATGGCTGTATGAGCGATGGTGGGCTTTACCACTCAAATAGTGGCGAAGAGATGAAAAAATTTAATGTAAAAGATGGATTTGCTATCGAGCAATGGTCAAAAATGGGTAAAATCGTAGCCATTATCACAGGGAAAAAATCGCAAATAGTAGAAAAAAGAGGCGCTGAGCTTAGCATAAAGTATGTTTTTCAAGGCGTAAAAGACAAACTTGAAGTCGCAAAAGAAATCCTTAAAAAAGAGGGTTTAGAGCTTTCAAATGCTGCTGCTATAGGTGATGATTATAATGATATGAAGCTTTTGAATGCAGTTGCTTTAAGTTTTAAACCAGCAAATGCAATGCCTCTTGTACAAGCAGACATCACACTTAGTAAAAATGGCGGAGATGGCGCTGTTAGAGAGATGATAGAGATGATAATAGATAAAAATGATATGCGCGAAATTTGGATGCAGAAGTGGTTATAA